A part of Candidatus Paceibacterota bacterium genomic DNA contains:
- a CDS encoding LemA family protein, whose translation MVDAKTIGIGAVIVLVILAFSGWSMYIGLNNARLDADKARSDVAVKMKDRHDVIPAFINAAEASFKAQDKILTNYAKNREGLDRAEKLYNEARNNSDDPDAPVKMAEAIREAQNSFEGIIINARQESVPDVDIEALIRLQNEISVRQNVISGFWLDYNAVVNEYNKKVTNPPSSIVASFFGFKTRKTFEATAEEEAMPDTKINV comes from the coding sequence ATGGTAGATGCAAAAACAATAGGTATCGGAGCGGTAATAGTGCTGGTTATACTGGCATTCAGCGGATGGAGCATGTATATCGGACTGAACAATGCAAGACTCGACGCGGACAAGGCAAGAAGTGATGTCGCTGTCAAAATGAAAGACAGGCATGATGTCATACCTGCATTTATAAATGCTGCCGAAGCCAGTTTCAAGGCTCAGGATAAGATTCTTACAAACTATGCGAAGAACAGAGAAGGTTTGGATCGGGCAGAGAAACTATATAACGAAGCTCGTAACAATTCAGATGATCCTGACGCGCCTGTAAAGATGGCTGAGGCTATCAGAGAGGCACAGAATAGTTTTGAAGGCATAATCATAAATGCCCGCCAGGAATCGGTACCTGATGTAGATATTGAGGCGCTTATTCGGCTACAGAATGAAATTTCTGTGAGGCAGAATGTGATCTCGGGTTTCTGGCTCGACTACAATGCGGTTGTAAACGAATATAACAAAAAGGTTACAAACCCGCCTTCATCGATCGTGGCATCTTTCTTTGGCTTCAAGACAAGAAAGACATTTGAAGCCACTGCCGAAGAAGAGGCAATGCCAGACACAAAGATAAACGTTTAA
- a CDS encoding ABC transporter substrate-binding protein has translation MNFDRDYGNERKGKPSKIVISAIIAMILVGLYLLVPATSKAIYAPPRENITVVTNLPYPPFEDLAGGEFTGLDIDIAYKFGDKYNTRVIVTDVPEFDDIFLALKDGKADMAISAITISSGNSSRSNLSDFSIGYYNASQAVLAMENGKFKIANELFAGDFKGMRVGYQGSTTNEGWAAANLFGKVDLAGNVSFGDVDSGLQILRSGDIDGIILDEPAARALEKKNPGMVVAGVINNTQEEYGIAVKKGDPKKLLPKINELIKELKGNGEYEKLIKKHFGGGQK, from the coding sequence ATGAATTTTGACAGAGATTACGGAAATGAAAGAAAGGGAAAACCTTCGAAAATAGTGATTTCGGCTATAATAGCAATGATCTTGGTCGGGCTGTATTTATTAGTGCCTGCGACAAGCAAAGCAATATATGCACCCCCCAGAGAGAACATCACAGTCGTAACCAATCTGCCATATCCTCCTTTTGAGGACTTGGCAGGCGGTGAATTCACCGGTTTGGATATCGATATTGCATATAAATTCGGGGACAAATACAACACAAGAGTGATTGTGACGGACGTTCCTGAATTTGATGACATATTCCTGGCATTGAAAGACGGAAAGGCGGATATGGCTATTTCGGCCATTACGATCAGTTCCGGCAATTCCAGCAGAAGCAATTTATCCGATTTTTCAATTGGATATTACAATGCTTCACAGGCAGTGCTAGCTATGGAAAATGGAAAGTTCAAGATCGCAAACGAATTATTCGCGGGCGATTTCAAGGGCATGAGGGTGGGATATCAGGGATCCACCACAAATGAAGGCTGGGCAGCGGCAAATCTGTTCGGAAAAGTAGATCTTGCCGGCAATGTATCCTTCGGCGATGTCGACAGCGGATTACAGATATTGAGATCCGGCGATATTGACGGGATCATTTTGGATGAACCGGCCGCACGCGCTCTTGAAAAGAAAAATCCCGGAATGGTGGTTGCTGGAGTTATCAACAACACTCAAGAGGAATATGGGATAGCCGTGAAGAAAGGCGATCCGAAAAAACTGCTCCCGAAGATCAACGAGCTCATCAAAGAGCTGAAAGGGAACGGGGAGTATGAGAAATTGATCAAGAAGCACTTCGGAGGCGGTCAGAAATGA